GTTTGATATGGTGAATGGCATCAATACTAATTATGTTCTTTCCAATAGAGATCAATCCTTGAGTAGTTTCAAAGTATTTGCAACAACTACCGGTAATGGGTCATGTTTGGCGGTGACGGATGAACTCACAGTGAACGTGGCACCGATTCCATTGGTCAATGCAGGAAAAGATCTTTTTATTTTTGAAAATACACCCTATACACTGAATCCGCAGGTAACTGGAAATGTGCAAGCATATCAATGGACACCGGCTACTTTTTTAAATAATGCAACAACGCGCAATCCTGTTTTTCGAGGGAATGCTGATCAGAACTTAACACTCAGGGTCACAAGTACAAATGGATGTATTGCTTCTGATGAAGTATTTATTACGGTCTTAAAACCTTTTCCAATTCCCAATGTGTTTTCACCCAATGGAGATGGAATTCATGATACATGGGTAATACCGGAGCTGGATAAATATCCCGATGCAGTAGTAAGTGTGTTCGACCGATATGGTAGGAGAGTATTTTTTACAGAAGGGTATAAAAAACCTTGGGATGGAACGCATGAAGGTAAACCCGTAGCGGTAGCAACTTATTATTATATCATTGAGCCCAAATTGATACCCGGGATATTTTCAGGTTCGGTAACCATTCTCAAATAAGTATTACGGTATCGGACTTTAATAAAAAAAGGCTACGAAACTCGTAACCTTTTCTTTTGTGATCCCGCTGGGACTCGAACCCAGGACACTCCCGATTGAAATCGGGATGCTCAACCGAACAGAGCGTGAATCAATATCGAAATAAAAAAAGGCTACGATCATTCGTAACCTTTTCTTTTGTGATCCCGCTGGGACTCGAACCCAGGACCCATACATTAAAAGTGTATTGCTCTACCAACTGAGCTACGGAATCTCCTTCCTTAGAACTGAAAATACATCGCTGTATTTCGTTTTGGGAGTGCAAAAATAGGTGAAATAAAAAACCAGCCAAATTTTTATGCTTCTTTTTTAGAGTATTTACTCACATTCAATTCCTTATAAGTTAGTTGAAACTGTATTTTTGTTACTCAATGATTTCAAATATGTCTCAATTCCTCAACAAAGTCGTAGTTGTTACCGGTGGTTCTGATGGAATCGGTAAAGCATTGGTAGAAGCTTTTTTGACCTTAGGTGCCAAAGTTGCAACCTGTGGAAGAAACTATGATAAACTGTATCAGCTTCAATCCGCGCATCCCGGGGCACCATTATTGATCCATACGGCTGATGTCAGTAAAGAGCAGGATTGCAGACAATTCATAGATGTTACGATCCGATCATTTGGTACCATCGATATTCTTATCAACAATGCAGGTATCTCTATGCGTTCTCTTTTTGAAGAAGTTGAATTGGATACTTTGCGTAAAGTGATGGATATCAATTTCTGGGGCACTGTTTATTGTACCAAGTTCGCTTTACCCCATATTCTAAAAAATAGAGGAAGCATTGTAGGGATCTCATCGATCGCAGGTTATCGGGGATTGCCGGGCAGAAGCGGGTACTCTGCTTCTAAATTTGCTGTCAATGGCTGGATGGAAGCACTCAGAACAGAATTGCTGGAAAGCGGCACCAATGTATTATGGGTTTGTCCGGGCTTTACAACTTCGAATATTAGAAACGCCGCATTGAATAAGGCCGGACAATCACAAGGCGAATCACCTATGGATGAAGGTAAAATGATGAGTTCCGAAGAATGTGCGATACATATTATCAAGGCCATTGAAAAAAGAAAAAGAACCATTGTACTTACATTCACCGGCAAACGAACCGTTTTCATGAATCGCTTTTTTCCTTCGCTGGCAGATAAACTGGTCCGAAAGTTTTTCTTCAAAAATGGACAATTAGTGAAATAACAGACGTATCCTGACGTTACTAATGCGGCATGCCCATACTAACGTTGACAACTGATATAGGCCAGCGAGATTTTCTCGTGGGTGCTATCAAAGGACAGTTCCTGCAACTGGATCCTACTGCCAATATTTGTGATATCACTCATTACCTGCCTCAAACAAATTTTCCGCAGGCTGCCTATATCTGTGCCAATGCCTTTGCTCATTTTCCGGCCGGCACTTTTCATCTGATCATCGCTAACTTATTTGAATCGCCTTTAAAATATGTGTTGATGGCCAAACATCGCCAGCAATACATCATCTGTTCCGATAATGGCTTATTGACCATGATTACCGGCGAAAAACCGAAAGAAATCATAGCAATACCCTTAGGAGCCGCTAAAAATTTATTACAAATTACCAGTGCTATTGCTGTAGCTATCAATACTTTCTCTAAAACCGGACAACTGAATAGTGTGGGTCAACCCATTGATCAAATTGACGAAAAATACCCTTTAAGACCAACTGTAGGACCCGATTGGATCGAAGGACAGATTTTGTTCATTGATCAGTTTGAGAATGTAGTGATCAATATCACAGAAGCGGAATTCAATGAACATCGAAAAGGCAGGAACTTTAAGATCGTTTTCAAAAGAAATGAGGTCATTGAAACCATTAGTGCCAATTATACGGCCGTTCCGGAAACAGAAAAGCTGGCATGGTTCAATTCAGCAGGATACCTGGAAATAGCACTCCGTAATGGCAATATGGCCGGACTTTTCGGTCTGCAAGGCTTCAATGAACAGCTGCAAAAGACACCTTCTATTGATACCAGCTGGTTTTATCAGACCATCAGGGTATTCTTTGAGGGGTAAGGCAGTGAGTAGTGAATAGTGAGTAGTGAATAGTGAGTAGTCAATAGGTTTATTGATCTTAAGGACTCACTACTCACTATTCACTATTCACACTGACTAATCACCCCTCATTTCTCTTTCTACTTTTCACTACTTTACAGTATTTTCGCATCCGCAATGACATCGTCATTGGAACATTAAATCAATCAAAATCTTATGGCATACGACGTAATCGTTATCGGAAGTGGTCCGGGTGGATATCCAGCTGCTATCCGTGCTTCTCAGCTTGGTTTTAAAGTGGCAATCATTGAAAAAGAAAGTCTGGGTGGTATCTGTCTGAACTGGGGCTGTATTCCTACCAAAGCATTGTTGAAAAGTGCACAAGTATATGAATACCTGAAACATGCTTCTAACTATGGTATCAATGCAACCGGTACCCATGATTTCGGCGGTGTCATTAAGCGTAGTCGTGGTGTAGCTGACAAAATGAGTAAAGGGGTACAGTTCCTGATGAAGAAGAATAAGATTGATGTCATCATGGGCTATGGTAAAGTGCAGTCTAAAGGAAAAGTTGAAGTTACCGCAGCTGATGGCAGCAAACAGATCGTTGAAGCTAAATATATCGTGATCGCAACAGGTGGTCGTAGCCGTGAATTGCCAAACCTGAAACAAGATGGTAAAAAAGTGATCGGATACCGTGAAGCCATGGTATTGCCTGAACAGCCGAAAAGCATGATCGTTGTAGGAAGTGGTGCGATCGGTGTTGAATTTGCTTATGTGTACAACAGTATGGGTACTAAAGTGACCATCGTTGAATTCATGCCTCGTATTGTTCCGGTAGAAGATGAAGATATTTCTAAAGAACTCGAGAAGCAATATAAAAAGCAAGGTATCGAGATCATGACCAATGCTTCTGTTGAATCAGTAGATACTTCAGGTGCAGGTGTGAAAGCGCAAGTAAAAAAACAAGACGGTTCTGTTGTAACGCTCGAAGCTGATGTAGTATTGAGTGCGGTTGGAGTAGTCGCCAATATCGAAAATATCGGTCTGGAAGAAAACGGAGTCAAAACAGAAAAAGGAAAGATCATTGTTGACAAATACCAGCAGACGTCTTTAGCGGGTGTTTATGCGATTGGTGACTGTTCTCCAGGACAAGCACTTGCACACGTTGCTGCTAAAGAAGGAATCAATGCTGCTGAGCACATGGCTTATCTGGAGAAGAAACACCATCATTTACCTGAAGCCATTGATTACAATAATATCCCGGGCTGTACCTACTGTATTCCCGAAATTTCAAGCGTAGGTTATACCGAGAAAGCTGCTAAAGAAGCAGGATATGAGATCAAAGTAGGTAAGTTCCCATTTGTCGCAAGCGGTAAAGCTAGTGCTGCCGGTGCAACTGAAGGTTTTGTGAAAGTGATCTATGATGCAAAGTATGGTGAATTCTTAGGTTGTCATATGATCGGTTACAATGTAACTGAAATGATCGCTGAAGCAGTAGTAGCGCGTAAGCTGGAAACCACTGCACACGAAATTCTGAATGCAGTACACCCGCACCCAACCATGAGTGAAGGTTTGAAAGAAGCTACTGCAGCAGCTTATGGCGAAGCAATAGATATTTAAGAAAATGTAGGATATCTGATGGCAGATGTCTGATTTAATATGTTTGAAAAGATGCCGGATATTGATCCGGCATTTTTTTATCGGTTAGCCGCTTCTATTTCCTTCAATTCTTCTTGGGTCAATCCCGATTGAGATAAAACGCTCAAAATAAAGGTTGTTTTTCTTTTGGTGTACTCTTCCCTTGTGATATTAGCCTCATCCACCAACGATCGCTTCAATTGATTGTATTGATCGATCAGTATTGGATTGTTCAACAGTGCTTCTTTGAACAGGATATGATTTTTTAGCGCTAAAGCATCTGCAAAACAAGCATACAAATGATGCGCCTGCCAGATCTTTTTTGCTTGTGTGAGAGGAACCTGTGTTGATCTTTGTCTGAATGCAAATCTTCCCGGTACTCCTTGGTCTCCTCTGTATTCATATCCTGCTTTTTCCAGCTTCGCGATCAATGCGGTTAATAATGATCTATCCTCAATAACAATATCGATATCCAAAATCGGTTTGGCCCAAAGACGGGGTATCGATGTACTGCCTACATGCAGGATCTTATCAGAAGCAACAGACAAGATATCTTGCAATTGCTCTTTTAACCGCTCAAAATTGTCTAGCCAAATGGACTGGTGTGGGATGATATCGATTTGCATACAATATGGATCTGCTGAAACAGCTACAAAATTTCTTTTTGTACAAATCTTATTTTCTTAAAAATGATGAATGCTCCATTTTCATGTTGAATGGGAAATGTATTCAGCTGGGAACATTCATTTTTGATCATCGCTTACAAGAGTATAAAGTTTCAAATAAAAGCTTTAATTTAAAGGGATTTTCAGGTGGATTGCCGGAATCTACCCATGATCAACGATTAAAATTATTTTATGGCTAAGATTACATTCAAAGTAAACAAGAAAGAATACACGATTGATGCTGACCCGCAGATGCCCTTACTTTGGGCCATCCGTGATATTGTTGGCCTAAAGGGAACCAAATATGGTTGTGGGGTGGCACAGTGTGGTGCTTGTACCGTACATATGGATGGGCAACCCATACGTTCTTGTTCCATTCCTGTGATAGGTGTCGCCAATAAATCCATTACTACGATCGAAGGTCTTTCAGATGATAACAGTCATCCGGTTCAAGCTGCATGGATCGAAGAGCAGGTGCCTCAGTGCGGTTATTGTCAATCAGGACAGATCATGGCGGCAGTTGCTTTGTTACAAAAGAAAGCTTCTCCAACAGATGCTGATATCGATGCTGCCATGCAAGGACATATTTGTCGATGCGGGACTTATCCAAGAATACGCGAAGCGATCAAAAAAGCTTCAAAGAAAATGGCAACAAAAGGATAGTACCTACATTATTCAACCTCAACAATGACCGATTATGGAACCAAAAGATATTTCAAGAAGAAAATTCATTAGAGCTACCGGATTATCAGCCACTGCGCTGACCCTGGGTTTTTACTTTGCCGGTGAATCAAAAGCGTCAACGATTATTAAAGGTGAAGATGCCGAGAGTTATGGTGTTTCGCTGAATTCATGGATACATATAGATACGAGTGGTAAAGTGACGATCGTGAGCCATCGTGCAGAAATGGGACAAGGTGCTTATCAGGCGATCCCTCAAATGATTGCAGAAGAATTAGAAGTGAATTTGGATGAAGTCAATATCATCTTCGGTAAAGGAGATACTGTTAAATACGGCAGTCAGGTCACAGGCGGAAGTTCAACCGTTCGTGGTACATACAAGAATTTGTTGAAGCTCAGTGCCAGTGCACGTCAAATGTTGATAACAGCGGCTGCTGCTAAATGGGGTGTGCCGGTTACCGAATGTTTTGCGCAAGGAGGTCATGTTGTACATCGTCCGTCAGGAAAGAAAATGCATTATGGTGAGTTGGTAGTGGATGCATCAAAATTGGAAGCACCCAAAAATGTACAGCTTAAAAAAGTGGAAGACTATACACTCATTCGTAAGCCACTTCCACGCCAGGATACCCCTTTGAAAACCAATGGTACAGCTGTTTTCGGGATTGATAAAACATTGCCAGGCATGCTATATGCGATGGTAGAGAGAAATCCACGCTTAAGAGGTAAAGTGAAATCTTTTGATGACACGGCTGCCTTAAAAGTGCCAGGAGTAAAAAAAGTATTTAAGGTCACGATGAAAGTATTCAATACCGATCGCGAAGGGGTGGCAGTAGTTGCAGAGTCTACCTGGGCAGCCATGCAAGGAAGAAAAGCTTTGAAAGTAGTATGGGACGATTCAGGATTTGAGTATGTGAACACAGAAGAGATCTATAAAAAAATGAAAGCAGAACTTCAATCCAAAGAAGGGCTGTCTGCGAAAAAACAAGGTAATCCCGATCCTGTTTTGGCACAACAGAAAAATAAATTAGATGTGATCTATGAAACACCATATGAAGCACACGCTTGTATGGAGCCTTTGAATTGTGTGGCACATCACAAGGGAGATGCGATCGAGATCTGGGGACCTATTCAGGCTCCGGATTGGGTGCAAGGTGATATCAGTGAAAAAATGGGTGTCAAAAAAGAAAATGTCGTGGTGAATATGACATTCCTTGGTGGCGGATTTGGTCGTAAAGCATTTCTAGATTATACACATGAAGCATGTTTGATCTCTAAAGAAATAGGAGCGCCTGTACAAGTGATCTGGACACGTGAAGATGATATGACGCAAGGACCATTCCGTCCGGGAGTAAGTTATAGGGCTGAAGGTGCTGTCAATAATGGAGAGATCAGTGCGATCAAATTCAGATTATGCGGACAAAATATCGGTCATTGGATGGGAAGCAAAAAAGATGTTCCCAATGACAGTGTGCTGGAAGGCTTTCAGCCAAGTTATTTTGATAGCATTAAAAACATCAGTTTCTCAGATATACCATTTGAAACACCGATTCCAATTATGTGGTGGCGTTCAGTGTATGCTTCTACCAATGGTTTTGCATATGAGAGTTTTATGGATGAGCTAGCGGTGGCAGCTGGAAAAGATCCATTGGCATTCAGAAAACAGTATTTGAAAAATGAGCGTTGTCAAAAATTATTGGATAAAGTAGAACAGGTCTCTGGATGGAAAACCAAAAAACCTAAACAAGGTTATGGCGTAGCCATTACTGAATGTTTCAATAGTAGTGTTGCACAGGTGGTGAAAGTATCTAAAGATGCAACCGGAAAGATCAAGATCGATAAAGTTTGGGCTGTGATTGATTGCGGATGGTATGTGAATCCCGATACAGTTCGGGCACAGGTAGAAGGTTCCATCATTATGGCATTGGGTGCAGCTACGATCCATGAAATACATTTCAAAGATGGTTTAACCGTTGAGAAAAATTTTAATACTTATCGTATGCCAAGGATCAATGAGATCCCTGCGATAGAAGTACATATCATGGATAATAATGAAGATGCAGGTGGAGTAGGAGAACCAGGACTTCCGCCATTTACTCCTGCTTTGACCAATGCGATTTATGATCTTACAGGAAAGCGTATCAGGAAATTACCATTTGACTTAAGTAAAGTTTGATCCGTATTATTTTGATAATTTGCAGGTATGAGGAAAAAGTTATGGATTACCACTGCTATTGTAGCAGTCGTTATTGGTACGAGTAGTTTTATTCAGAGTGATGTACAAAAAAGTATTACGAGAGGTAAAGAAGTTTATACACTTTACTGTCAGAATTGTCACATGGAAGATGGAAATGGAATGCCTGAAGTAAATCCACCATTGGCTAAAGCAGATTATATGAAAAGACCTGCTAAAGATCTGATCAACGTGATATTGAAAGGATCTACCGGAAGTCTAACGGTCAATGGAAAAAAATATGTAGGAGCTATGCCGGCTCAGGAATACCTCAGTGATGAACAGATCGCTGATGTATTGAATTTTGTAAAAAACAGTTGGGGTCATAAAATACCGGGTACTATTACGCCCGCTATAGTAAAAGCACAACGCAAATAATCTGGCAGTGTCGTTTTTGAGGGAGTAGGGACATGCACGAAATCATTGCAATCATACAAGCATATCAACAAGCTGCTGCTGCAGGAAAAAAAACTGCTTTGGCAACAGTTGTGCATGTGGAAGGCTCATCTTACAGAAGACCGGGCGCTCGTATGCTGATCACAGAAGATGCAGCGATCACCGGATCAATCAGTGGTGGATGTCTGGAAGGAGATGCTTTTCGCAAAGCACTGCATGTGATTCTGTCTGACAAAGCCATGCTCGTAACTTATGACACTGCTGACGAAGATGATGCTAAATTCGGTATGGGGCTGGGATGTCAGGGTGTGATCCAGGTATTGATAGAACCATTACAAGGTGAGCGCGGTACTGCTATCATCGAACTCTTACAACAAGCAACCGCTTCCAGACAATATGCTTCCTTGGTAACTTTCTTCTCCATGAATGATAAGAAAGCCCCTCAATATGGTTCTGTCTACTTGCTCTCCGAAAAAAATGAAAGCTTTGGAATGCTTCCATTATTATCGAAAGAAATGATCGATGAAGAAGCAAAGCAAGTGATACAACAACGCAGATCTTCCTTCAAAAAATATCAAATCGATGAGCAAGAGTGTATTGTATTCACAGAACTGATACAACCTCCTGTTTCTTTGGTTGTAATAGGCGCGGGTAATGACGTGATTCCGGTTGTGAAAATGGCTGAGATGTTAGGCTGGCAATCAGTGGTGTTAGACGGCAGACCTATGTATGCAAGCCGAGAGCGTTTTCCAATGCCCACTTGTCAGGTCTATCATAGCAAAGCAGAACAAATATTGGATCGTGTACAAATCGATCCCCGAACTGTTTTTGTATTGATGTCTCACAATTATAATTATGACCTGTCGGTTTTAAAAGTGTTGTTACAACATCCCTTGACCTATATCGGTGTACTTGGGCCCCAAAAAAAAATGAAAATGATGATGGATGACCTGGCAGCGAATGGTATCCAATTAACAGATGCACAAAAAGATGCCATCCATGGTCCTGTCGGTTTACATATCGGAGCAGAAACAGCCGAAGAGATAGCTGTATCTATCATTGCAGAGATACAAGCAAAAATAACAGCATCCGATACGCGTTCATTAAAAGAGAAGCAAGACGCGATCCATCGTAGAGCTGATCTTATCATTGAATCTTCTTCCTCAACTGTTATTTAAAACCAGCCATGGCAAATCCATCAACAGCGGTATTGATCTTGGCTGCGGGAGCTTCTGCAAGGTTGGGTAGGCCTAAGCAGGCACTGATCTTTAATGGACAAACATTACTACAAAAGATCGTTGCAACAGCGCTTGAATTAGGGTCGGGACCTGTACTGCTTGTGATAAAAAAAGAAGATTATTTTGATGTTCCGGAAAAAGTAGAGGTTATCAAAAACCTGAATGCACAACTTGGGATGGCCACTTCTATACAGACTGGTATTGAGTATTTGAAAGATCGATATCCTGATATTGAAAAAGTCATCATTACAGTTTGTGATCAGCCATTTATCACGAGTGATTTGCTCCGGCAAATGATTGAAAAACAGCTGGAGACGGCACTTCCCATCATTGCTTGTCAATATGGGGAAACCATCGGAACACCTGTTTTGTTTCACAAAATCATGTTTGATTCCTTGCTGGGCTTAAACGGAG
Above is a genomic segment from Sediminibacterium sp. KACHI17 containing:
- a CDS encoding cytochrome c — its product is MRKKLWITTAIVAVVIGTSSFIQSDVQKSITRGKEVYTLYCQNCHMEDGNGMPEVNPPLAKADYMKRPAKDLINVILKGSTGSLTVNGKKYVGAMPAQEYLSDEQIADVLNFVKNSWGHKIPGTITPAIVKAQRK
- a CDS encoding (2Fe-2S)-binding protein; amino-acid sequence: MAKITFKVNKKEYTIDADPQMPLLWAIRDIVGLKGTKYGCGVAQCGACTVHMDGQPIRSCSIPVIGVANKSITTIEGLSDDNSHPVQAAWIEEQVPQCGYCQSGQIMAAVALLQKKASPTDADIDAAMQGHICRCGTYPRIREAIKKASKKMATKG
- a CDS encoding XdhC family protein: MHEIIAIIQAYQQAAAAGKKTALATVVHVEGSSYRRPGARMLITEDAAITGSISGGCLEGDAFRKALHVILSDKAMLVTYDTADEDDAKFGMGLGCQGVIQVLIEPLQGERGTAIIELLQQATASRQYASLVTFFSMNDKKAPQYGSVYLLSEKNESFGMLPLLSKEMIDEEAKQVIQQRRSSFKKYQIDEQECIVFTELIQPPVSLVVIGAGNDVIPVVKMAEMLGWQSVVLDGRPMYASRERFPMPTCQVYHSKAEQILDRVQIDPRTVFVLMSHNYNYDLSVLKVLLQHPLTYIGVLGPQKKMKMMMDDLAANGIQLTDAQKDAIHGPVGLHIGAETAEEIAVSIIAEIQAKITASDTRSLKEKQDAIHRRADLIIESSSSTVI
- a CDS encoding molybdopterin cofactor-binding domain-containing protein, which encodes MEPKDISRRKFIRATGLSATALTLGFYFAGESKASTIIKGEDAESYGVSLNSWIHIDTSGKVTIVSHRAEMGQGAYQAIPQMIAEELEVNLDEVNIIFGKGDTVKYGSQVTGGSSTVRGTYKNLLKLSASARQMLITAAAAKWGVPVTECFAQGGHVVHRPSGKKMHYGELVVDASKLEAPKNVQLKKVEDYTLIRKPLPRQDTPLKTNGTAVFGIDKTLPGMLYAMVERNPRLRGKVKSFDDTAALKVPGVKKVFKVTMKVFNTDREGVAVVAESTWAAMQGRKALKVVWDDSGFEYVNTEEIYKKMKAELQSKEGLSAKKQGNPDPVLAQQKNKLDVIYETPYEAHACMEPLNCVAHHKGDAIEIWGPIQAPDWVQGDISEKMGVKKENVVVNMTFLGGGFGRKAFLDYTHEACLISKEIGAPVQVIWTREDDMTQGPFRPGVSYRAEGAVNNGEISAIKFRLCGQNIGHWMGSKKDVPNDSVLEGFQPSYFDSIKNISFSDIPFETPIPIMWWRSVYASTNGFAYESFMDELAVAAGKDPLAFRKQYLKNERCQKLLDKVEQVSGWKTKKPKQGYGVAITECFNSSVAQVVKVSKDATGKIKIDKVWAVIDCGWYVNPDTVRAQVEGSIIMALGAATIHEIHFKDGLTVEKNFNTYRMPRINEIPAIEVHIMDNNEDAGGVGEPGLPPFTPALTNAIYDLTGKRIRKLPFDLSKV
- a CDS encoding nucleotidyltransferase family protein, which gives rise to MANPSTAVLILAAGASARLGRPKQALIFNGQTLLQKIVATALELGSGPVLLVIKKEDYFDVPEKVEVIKNLNAQLGMATSIQTGIEYLKDRYPDIEKVIITVCDQPFITSDLLRQMIEKQLETALPIIACQYGETIGTPVLFHKIMFDSLLGLNGDKGARQLINQQPQQVGLINFPLGNIDVDTEEDYERLIKS
- the lpdA gene encoding dihydrolipoyl dehydrogenase, producing the protein MAYDVIVIGSGPGGYPAAIRASQLGFKVAIIEKESLGGICLNWGCIPTKALLKSAQVYEYLKHASNYGINATGTHDFGGVIKRSRGVADKMSKGVQFLMKKNKIDVIMGYGKVQSKGKVEVTAADGSKQIVEAKYIVIATGGRSRELPNLKQDGKKVIGYREAMVLPEQPKSMIVVGSGAIGVEFAYVYNSMGTKVTIVEFMPRIVPVEDEDISKELEKQYKKQGIEIMTNASVESVDTSGAGVKAQVKKQDGSVVTLEADVVLSAVGVVANIENIGLEENGVKTEKGKIIVDKYQQTSLAGVYAIGDCSPGQALAHVAAKEGINAAEHMAYLEKKHHHLPEAIDYNNIPGCTYCIPEISSVGYTEKAAKEAGYEIKVGKFPFVASGKASAAGATEGFVKVIYDAKYGEFLGCHMIGYNVTEMIAEAVVARKLETTAHEILNAVHPHPTMSEGLKEATAAAYGEAIDI
- a CDS encoding SDR family oxidoreductase, translating into MSQFLNKVVVVTGGSDGIGKALVEAFLTLGAKVATCGRNYDKLYQLQSAHPGAPLLIHTADVSKEQDCRQFIDVTIRSFGTIDILINNAGISMRSLFEEVELDTLRKVMDINFWGTVYCTKFALPHILKNRGSIVGISSIAGYRGLPGRSGYSASKFAVNGWMEALRTELLESGTNVLWVCPGFTTSNIRNAALNKAGQSQGESPMDEGKMMSSEECAIHIIKAIEKRKRTIVLTFTGKRTVFMNRFFPSLADKLVRKFFFKNGQLVK
- a CDS encoding SAM-dependent chlorinase/fluorinase, whose protein sequence is MPILTLTTDIGQRDFLVGAIKGQFLQLDPTANICDITHYLPQTNFPQAAYICANAFAHFPAGTFHLIIANLFESPLKYVLMAKHRQQYIICSDNGLLTMITGEKPKEIIAIPLGAAKNLLQITSAIAVAINTFSKTGQLNSVGQPIDQIDEKYPLRPTVGPDWIEGQILFIDQFENVVINITEAEFNEHRKGRNFKIVFKRNEVIETISANYTAVPETEKLAWFNSAGYLEIALRNGNMAGLFGLQGFNEQLQKTPSIDTSWFYQTIRVFFEG
- a CDS encoding GrpB family protein, whose amino-acid sequence is MQIDIIPHQSIWLDNFERLKEQLQDILSVASDKILHVGSTSIPRLWAKPILDIDIVIEDRSLLTALIAKLEKAGYEYRGDQGVPGRFAFRQRSTQVPLTQAKKIWQAHHLYACFADALALKNHILFKEALLNNPILIDQYNQLKRSLVDEANITREEYTKRKTTFILSVLSQSGLTQEELKEIEAANR